One Chryseobacterium wanjuense genomic region harbors:
- the metE gene encoding 5-methyltetrahydropteroyltriglutamate--homocysteine S-methyltransferase has translation MQTHILGYPRIGSNRELKKACEQYWTGKIDVNDLLEVGKTITQNNWKLQQEVGIDLIPCNDFSYYDQVLDMTLTVGAIPERYQEIAFKKSETDLYFAMARGFQKEGLDITAMEMTKWFDTNYHYIVPEFQKNQEFTLFSNKIIKEFINAKQAGINAKPVIIGLLTYLLLGKEKEEGFDKLDLAQNLLPVYIQILKELENHGAEYIQFDEPFLALDLNEKAKETYQFIYAEIRKQFPKLKFIVTTYFEGLKDNLSLATSLPIDVLHIDLVRCPEQLDEVLKTIPETLSLSLGIVDGRNIWKNDFQKSLHFIEKAVQRIGSERIFIAPSCSLLHAPFDLDSEKNEDILSPEIKQWMAFAKQKVYEIVDLKKLASENPDYNALQALAENKKAIENRKTSTLIHNQDVKNRVDVTTEEDAQRNSPFTIRKQTQQEVLKLPLFPTTTIGSFPQTKEVRNWRAKFKKRELNAEQYDTLLKQETERTIRWQEEIGIDVLVHGEFERNDMVEYFGEQLAGFAFTQNGWVQSYGSRCVKPPVIFGDVHRPNPMTVYWSKYAQSLTQKWVKGMLTGPVTILQWSFVRDDQPRSLTCKQIALAIRDEVNDLEKVGIRIIQIDEPAIREGLPLRKSDWQNYLKWAVEAFRISASGVEDATQIHTHMCYSEFNDIIQNIADMDADVITIECSRSQMELLNAFADFKYPNEIGPGVYDIHSPRVPSKEEMVELLKKAQAVIPAQQLWVNPDCGLKTRHWDETEKALIAMVEASREASEEFLKKEKLKY, from the coding sequence ATGCAAACGCACATTCTTGGCTATCCGCGTATTGGTAGCAACAGAGAACTCAAAAAAGCCTGCGAGCAATATTGGACGGGCAAAATCGATGTAAACGACCTTTTGGAAGTAGGAAAAACCATCACTCAAAACAACTGGAAACTGCAGCAGGAAGTAGGAATCGATCTTATCCCCTGCAACGATTTTTCGTATTATGACCAGGTTTTGGACATGACTTTGACGGTTGGAGCCATTCCGGAACGTTATCAGGAAATCGCTTTCAAAAAATCTGAGACCGATCTTTATTTTGCGATGGCAAGAGGTTTCCAGAAAGAAGGTTTGGACATCACTGCGATGGAAATGACGAAATGGTTTGATACCAATTACCATTACATCGTTCCTGAATTTCAAAAAAATCAGGAGTTTACATTATTTTCCAATAAAATTATTAAAGAATTCATCAATGCAAAACAGGCGGGAATCAATGCAAAACCTGTAATTATTGGCTTGCTGACGTATTTATTATTAGGAAAAGAAAAAGAAGAAGGTTTTGATAAACTGGATTTAGCGCAAAATTTGCTGCCGGTTTATATTCAAATCTTGAAAGAGCTTGAAAATCATGGTGCGGAATATATTCAGTTTGATGAGCCGTTTTTAGCTTTAGATTTAAATGAAAAAGCGAAAGAAACGTATCAGTTTATTTATGCTGAAATCAGAAAGCAGTTTCCGAAACTTAAATTTATTGTGACGACTTATTTTGAAGGATTAAAAGACAATCTTTCACTGGCAACTTCCCTTCCGATCGATGTTTTGCATATTGATCTGGTTCGTTGTCCTGAACAATTGGATGAAGTTTTAAAAACTATTCCTGAAACATTGAGCCTTTCTTTAGGAATCGTCGACGGAAGAAATATCTGGAAAAACGACTTTCAAAAATCATTACATTTTATTGAAAAAGCAGTTCAAAGAATTGGTTCGGAGAGAATTTTCATTGCTCCGTCCTGTTCATTGCTGCACGCTCCTTTTGACCTGGATTCTGAGAAAAATGAAGACATTTTATCTCCTGAAATCAAGCAATGGATGGCTTTTGCGAAACAGAAAGTATATGAGATTGTTGATTTAAAAAAATTAGCTTCAGAAAATCCGGATTATAACGCGTTACAGGCTTTAGCAGAAAATAAAAAAGCAATTGAAAACCGTAAAACCTCAACATTAATTCACAATCAGGACGTAAAAAACCGTGTTGATGTAACAACTGAGGAAGATGCACAAAGAAACTCTCCATTTACGATAAGAAAACAAACGCAGCAGGAAGTATTGAAGCTTCCTTTATTTCCGACGACCACGATTGGTTCGTTTCCGCAGACTAAAGAGGTGAGAAACTGGCGGGCAAAATTCAAAAAAAGAGAACTGAATGCCGAACAATACGATACTTTATTGAAACAGGAAACCGAAAGAACGATTCGCTGGCAAGAAGAAATTGGGATCGATGTCTTGGTTCACGGAGAATTTGAGCGAAACGACATGGTGGAATATTTCGGGGAACAATTGGCTGGATTTGCATTTACACAAAACGGCTGGGTTCAAAGTTACGGAAGCCGCTGCGTGAAACCTCCTGTGATTTTCGGAGATGTTCACAGACCGAATCCGATGACGGTGTATTGGTCGAAATATGCGCAATCTTTAACTCAAAAATGGGTAAAAGGAATGTTGACGGGACCTGTAACGATTCTTCAATGGTCTTTTGTGCGGGATGATCAACCTCGTTCATTGACTTGTAAACAAATTGCACTAGCGATTCGTGATGAGGTGAATGATTTGGAAAAAGTGGGAATCAGAATCATCCAGATTGATGAACCTGCGATTCGTGAAGGTCTTCCGTTGAGAAAATCTGACTGGCAGAATTATCTGAAATGGGCGGTTGAAGCCTTTAGAATTTCGGCAAGCGGTGTGGAAGATGCGACGCAGATTCATACGCACATGTGTTATTCTGAATTTAATGACATCATCCAAAACATCGCCGATATGGATGCCGACGTAATTACGATTGAATGCTCCAGAAGCCAGATGGAACTGTTGAATGCTTTTGCAGATTTCAAATATCCGAACGAGATTGGACCGGGAGTTTACGATATTCACTCGCCGAGAGTTCCGTCGAAAGAGGAAATGGTGGAATTGCTGAAAAAAGCGCAAGCCGTAATTCCTGCACAGCAACTTTGGGTAAACCCTGACTGTGGCTTGAAAACTCGTCATTGGGATGAAACGGAAAAGGCACTGATTGCGATGGTGGAGGCTTCGAGGGAAGCGAGTGAGGAGTTTTTGAAGAAAGAAAAATTGAAATATTAG
- the nudK gene encoding GDP-mannose pyrophosphatase NudK: MQNPKIDILNTEILSDNWYTLKKVTFNLIKKDGTTEKQSREAYDRGNGAVILLYNTTSNTVILTRQFRLPTFINGNPSGMMIEACAGLLDNDNPEECIKRETEEETGYKISKVEKIFEAYMSPGSVTEILHFFIAEYSTEMKVANGGGLAEEGENIEVLELPFDEALSMIDKGDIKDAKTIMLLQYIRIKNIL; the protein is encoded by the coding sequence ATGCAAAATCCCAAAATAGATATATTAAATACCGAAATCTTATCAGACAATTGGTATACCTTAAAAAAAGTAACTTTTAACCTCATAAAAAAAGACGGAACGACCGAAAAACAAAGCCGTGAAGCTTATGACAGAGGAAATGGAGCCGTCATTTTACTTTATAACACCACTTCCAATACAGTAATTTTGACCCGCCAATTCCGGTTACCGACTTTCATCAACGGAAATCCAAGCGGAATGATGATCGAAGCCTGTGCCGGATTACTCGACAACGACAACCCCGAAGAGTGCATCAAAAGGGAAACGGAAGAAGAAACCGGATACAAAATTTCGAAGGTTGAAAAGATTTTTGAAGCCTATATGTCGCCGGGCTCTGTGACGGAAATTCTTCACTTTTTCATCGCAGAATATTCTACGGAAATGAAAGTCGCAAATGGCGGCGGACTCGCAGAAGAAGGCGAAAACATTGAAGTTCTGGAACTTCCTTTCGATGAGGCGCTTTCAATGATCGACAAAGGTGACATTAAAGATGCAAAAACCATTATGCTGCTTCAATACATCCGAATTAAAAATATTTTATAA
- a CDS encoding TIGR01777 family oxidoreductase, with protein MKEIVLITGAGGMIARELSKRLEKDYTVRFLTRKKQHSNEFEWDVRKGTIDEAVLENVSHVIHLAGANISEKRWTTERKEELISSRVDSAQLILKTLRKKKIKLKSFITASGINYYGTKTTDTIFTEKDAPGNDFLSEVVVLWERAADNFKEQNLAERVVKIRTAVVLSEKDGALKKMIPTIKMGIGSPLGSGKQFMPWVHIKDICSIYEFALKNSDLDGAYNATAPEHITNEDLTKNIAKILRKPLFMPNVPRFVLKLIFGELADALLEGSRASSQKIQDAGFQFEFPRLEMALEDLLKNN; from the coding sequence ATGAAAGAAATTGTCCTGATCACCGGCGCTGGTGGAATGATTGCCCGGGAGCTCTCCAAAAGGCTTGAAAAAGACTATACTGTACGGTTTCTGACCCGAAAAAAACAGCACAGCAACGAGTTTGAATGGGATGTCAGAAAAGGAACAATTGACGAAGCAGTTTTAGAAAATGTTTCCCATGTCATTCATCTTGCAGGAGCCAATATCTCTGAAAAACGCTGGACAACAGAGCGAAAAGAGGAACTGATTTCAAGTCGTGTAGATTCGGCTCAATTGATTTTAAAAACTTTACGTAAAAAGAAAATTAAGTTAAAATCGTTCATTACAGCATCAGGAATAAATTACTATGGAACTAAAACAACTGATACAATTTTTACCGAAAAAGACGCTCCGGGAAATGATTTTTTGAGTGAAGTGGTTGTTCTTTGGGAAAGAGCCGCCGATAATTTTAAAGAACAGAATCTGGCAGAACGAGTGGTAAAAATCCGAACTGCAGTCGTGCTTTCGGAAAAAGACGGCGCATTAAAAAAAATGATTCCGACCATAAAAATGGGAATTGGTTCTCCATTGGGAAGCGGAAAACAGTTTATGCCGTGGGTTCATATTAAAGATATTTGTTCGATTTACGAATTTGCTTTAAAAAATTCAGACTTGGATGGAGCTTATAATGCTACGGCTCCAGAGCATATTACTAATGAAGATTTAACGAAAAATATTGCGAAAATACTAAGGAAACCTTTATTTATGCCTAATGTTCCACGATTTGTTTTAAAGCTTATCTTTGGAGAGTTGGCAGATGCGTTGCTGGAAGGGTCAAGAGCTTCTTCACAGAAAATTCAGGATGCGGGTTTTCAGTTTGAATTTCCCCGTCTGGAAATGGCGTTGGAAGATTTACTTAAAAACAATTAA
- a CDS encoding HPP family protein: MKKTLKRTFRVSKYVIYKETLVDYKEHFWSFLGAFFGIGIIAFIQSHTLSATENIFLIGSFGASSVLIYGAIQSPLAQPRNLVGGHVISALVGVTVYKIVPDIIWLSAPLAVAFSIVLMQYTKTLHPPGGATALIAVSSTGKIPELGYWYVVSPVLTGCIILLIAALFFNNITSNRSYPTHNRLKRLLKKKHAHPHKMKK; the protein is encoded by the coding sequence ATGAAGAAGACATTAAAAAGAACGTTCAGGGTTTCTAAATATGTAATTTACAAGGAAACACTGGTAGATTATAAAGAACATTTCTGGTCGTTTCTGGGAGCGTTTTTCGGAATCGGAATCATTGCTTTTATCCAGTCTCATACGCTTTCTGCAACAGAAAATATCTTTCTGATCGGTTCTTTTGGAGCCTCAAGTGTGTTGATCTACGGAGCCATCCAAAGTCCGCTGGCACAACCCCGAAATTTGGTGGGAGGACACGTAATTTCAGCATTGGTGGGAGTTACCGTTTATAAAATTGTCCCTGATATTATTTGGCTTTCTGCGCCTTTAGCTGTAGCTTTTTCTATTGTTTTAATGCAATACACGAAAACTTTACACCCTCCCGGCGGCGCAACCGCTCTGATTGCAGTGAGCTCAACAGGGAAAATCCCGGAGCTGGGTTACTGGTACGTTGTTTCGCCAGTTCTCACCGGATGTATCATCCTTTTAATTGCTGCATTATTTTTCAACAATATTACCTCAAACAGAAGTTATCCTACCCATAACAGGTTGAAAAGATTATTGAAGAAAAAACATGCACATCCGCACAAAATGAAAAAGTAA
- a CDS encoding arginase family protein, whose translation MKGKITLFEFPFNLGLTKKEHEIEPGVRKLPDWLKKLGFHERISPEHIYRLESPAYAMNFDQETGVKNPEQIVEYAKKQSELILKNSDKNTFNIILGGDCSILIGTAIALKKLGSFGLFYLDGHTDYIPARLSPSGGAAGMDLAIVCGLGHEKLTNIDNQKPYFLAENVFCVGNAETDDEEYVGEIINSKINYFDLYKVRKNGFRKTSEDFLALINEKNLDGFFIHFDVDVLNDKIMPCVDSRMEDGIDYDNLKEILQPLIHNEKCFGIEITILDPDYDPNGEYTLPFIENLIKIINNED comes from the coding sequence ATGAAAGGGAAAATTACATTATTTGAATTTCCGTTTAATCTGGGACTCACAAAAAAAGAGCACGAGATAGAGCCGGGCGTAAGAAAGCTTCCAGACTGGCTCAAGAAATTAGGATTTCACGAAAGAATTTCTCCTGAACATATTTACAGGCTGGAATCTCCCGCTTATGCAATGAATTTTGATCAAGAAACAGGTGTAAAAAATCCGGAGCAAATTGTTGAATATGCCAAAAAACAATCTGAACTTATCCTTAAAAATTCAGATAAAAATACTTTCAACATTATTCTCGGTGGCGATTGCAGTATTCTTATAGGCACAGCAATTGCATTGAAAAAACTGGGAAGTTTCGGACTTTTTTATCTTGACGGGCACACCGATTATATTCCAGCCAGACTTTCGCCCAGTGGCGGTGCTGCCGGAATGGATCTCGCCATTGTCTGTGGATTGGGACATGAAAAACTGACGAATATTGACAATCAAAAACCTTATTTCCTGGCAGAAAATGTTTTCTGCGTAGGCAATGCGGAAACTGATGATGAAGAATATGTCGGAGAAATTATTAATTCTAAAATCAATTATTTTGATTTATATAAAGTAAGAAAAAATGGTTTTAGAAAAACTTCAGAAGACTTTTTAGCATTAATTAACGAAAAAAATTTAGACGGCTTCTTTATCCATTTTGATGTCGATGTTTTAAATGATAAAATAATGCCCTGTGTCGACAGCCGAATGGAGGATGGAATCGATTATGACAATCTGAAAGAAATTCTACAACCTTTGATTCATAACGAAAAATGTTTCGGAATTGAAATCACTATCCTTGATCCGGATTATGACCCAAATGGTGAATATACTTTACCTTTTATAGAAAATTTAATTAAAATTATAAACAACGAAGATTAA
- a CDS encoding single-stranded DNA-binding protein: MSLRNKVTLIGYTGKEVEMMSFESGNVKASVSLATSDHYTNAKGEKVEETQWHNLVAFGKTAEIFQKYVTKGKEIAVEGKLTYRSYDDKDGVKRYITEIRVDEILLLGSK; the protein is encoded by the coding sequence ATGTCACTAAGAAACAAAGTAACATTAATCGGTTACACAGGAAAAGAAGTAGAAATGATGAGCTTCGAAAGCGGAAACGTAAAAGCAAGCGTATCTTTGGCAACGAGCGATCACTACACCAATGCTAAAGGCGAGAAAGTAGAGGAAACACAATGGCACAATCTGGTGGCTTTTGGGAAAACGGCGGAGATTTTTCAAAAATATGTAACAAAAGGAAAAGAAATTGCTGTCGAAGGGAAATTAACATACAGATCGTACGATGACAAAGATGGCGTGAAAAGATATATCACAGAGATTCGAGTGGATGAAATTCTGCTTTTGGGAAGTAAATAA
- a CDS encoding HRDC domain-containing protein, which translates to MMKVKVFKIRLPEEFLYEDQKTLDSFLESNDIIKVETAFVQDENYWSVVLYFDELKIVQNTVKDPKTAKYSAEIETLNADEEKILYALKEWRSEKAKEQNLPSYFIATNKELMSVAKYKPAKKEELRDIKGFGKHKIENYGEEILEILDSI; encoded by the coding sequence ATGATGAAAGTAAAAGTTTTTAAAATAAGATTACCTGAGGAATTTCTTTATGAAGATCAAAAAACGCTGGATTCTTTCCTGGAATCGAACGATATTATAAAAGTGGAAACCGCTTTTGTACAGGATGAAAATTACTGGTCTGTAGTCTTGTATTTTGATGAGTTGAAAATTGTGCAAAACACAGTGAAAGATCCGAAAACAGCAAAATATTCTGCAGAAATTGAGACACTAAATGCCGATGAAGAAAAGATTTTATATGCACTAAAGGAATGGAGATCAGAGAAAGCTAAAGAACAGAATTTACCGTCGTATTTTATCGCAACCAATAAAGAACTGATGTCTGTGGCAAAATATAAACCTGCAAAAAAGGAAGAATTGCGTGATATTAAAGGTTTCGGAAAACACAAAATTGAAAATTATGGCGAAGAGATTCTAGAAATTCTGGATAGTATTTGA
- the hisS gene encoding histidine--tRNA ligase, which yields MKPSLAKGTRDFTALEVARRRYIINTLQKNFELFGFQPLETPSFENLSTLTGKYGEEGDRLIFKILNSGDYTSKVNQEDWENKNHQKLTSQISDKALRYDLTVPFARFVAMNHGQLTFPYKRYQIQPVWRADRPQKGRFREFYQCDADVVGSESLLQEVELIQLYLKSFSDLKVSVTIHINNRKILSGLAEYAGITDKLIDFTVALDKLDKIGKDGVVKELLERGISQESIDKLDFLFTQSDDALENLLQLKEKFTGNEIGLKGVEELEFVITQSLNLGVDIQNLVFDITLARGLDYYTGAIFEVKADEVQMGSIGGGGRYDNLTEVFGVKNIPGIGISFGLDRIYLVIEELGLFPEEATSKVEYLFANFGGDEMLEALKLIKQLREKGISAEIYPENAKLGKQFTYAEKKGIKNLVFLGEEEIKNKKVTYKDLEAGEQKTVSLEEFLNN from the coding sequence ATGAAGCCAAGTTTAGCAAAAGGGACGAGAGATTTTACAGCACTGGAAGTTGCAAGAAGAAGATATATCATCAATACTTTACAGAAAAATTTCGAGTTATTCGGATTCCAGCCATTGGAAACACCGAGCTTTGAAAACCTTTCGACATTGACAGGGAAGTACGGAGAAGAAGGAGATCGCTTGATTTTTAAGATTTTAAATTCAGGAGATTATACTTCAAAAGTAAATCAGGAAGACTGGGAAAATAAAAATCATCAGAAATTGACTTCCCAGATTTCAGATAAAGCCCTTCGTTATGACCTTACCGTGCCTTTTGCAAGATTTGTAGCGATGAATCATGGCCAATTGACTTTTCCTTACAAACGTTACCAAATTCAGCCGGTTTGGAGAGCAGATCGTCCTCAGAAAGGGAGATTCAGAGAGTTTTATCAATGTGATGCAGATGTTGTAGGAAGCGAAAGTCTTCTGCAGGAAGTCGAACTGATTCAATTATATCTAAAATCATTTTCAGATTTAAAAGTTTCCGTGACGATTCACATCAACAACAGAAAAATTCTTTCAGGTTTGGCAGAGTATGCGGGAATTACAGATAAATTGATTGATTTTACAGTTGCTCTTGACAAATTAGACAAAATAGGGAAAGACGGTGTTGTAAAAGAACTTCTGGAAAGAGGAATTTCCCAGGAATCAATCGATAAGCTGGATTTCTTATTTACTCAATCTGACGATGCTTTGGAAAATCTTCTTCAGTTAAAAGAGAAATTTACAGGAAACGAAATCGGCTTAAAAGGAGTTGAGGAACTGGAATTCGTTATTACCCAATCTTTGAATTTGGGGGTTGATATCCAGAATCTTGTTTTCGACATTACATTGGCGAGAGGACTTGATTATTATACCGGAGCGATTTTCGAGGTAAAAGCTGATGAAGTTCAGATGGGTTCCATCGGCGGTGGCGGCAGATATGACAACCTTACGGAAGTTTTCGGGGTAAAAAATATTCCTGGAATCGGTATTTCTTTCGGTCTGGACAGAATTTATCTTGTCATTGAAGAATTAGGACTTTTCCCTGAAGAAGCGACTTCAAAAGTAGAATATTTATTTGCCAATTTTGGAGGTGATGAAATGCTGGAAGCTTTAAAATTAATTAAACAATTAAGGGAAAAAGGGATTTCCGCAGAAATTTATCCTGAAAATGCAAAGTTGGGAAAACAGTTCACCTACGCAGAGAAAAAAGGAATTAAAAACCTTGTTTTCTTGGGAGAAGAAGAAATAAAAAACAAAAAAGTAACTTACAAAGACCTTGAAGCCGGAGAACAGAAAACGGTTTCTCTGGAAGAATTTTTGAATAACTAA
- the chrA gene encoding chromate efflux transporter, giving the protein MKNTEDLKEIARLFLKLGIIGFGGPAAHISMMQEEVVTKRKWLTQQHFLDLIGATNLIPGPNSTEMAIHIGREKAGWKGLLIAGICFIFPAVFITGIFAWLYKEYGLLPEVQPFIYGIKPAIIAVILGAIFPLAKKSVKSVKLAILGIIVLVGLLLQYNEIFLLFGTGILAVLIFFIQNKNSEGLKNLIPVISLQHSGNDILSAANIKLFLIFLKVGAILYGSGYVLFAFLDAELVSEGLISRKQLIDAIAVGQFTPGPVFSSVTFIGYQINGFTGAVVSTIGIFLPSFLFVALLNPLVKKMRNSKIFSIFLDAVNVASVAIIIAVCIHMGMDTITDWRTSLIAVVCIVLSFGYKKINSALIVLAGSGMGYLLTFL; this is encoded by the coding sequence ATGAAGAATACAGAAGACTTGAAAGAAATTGCCAGGCTTTTTCTCAAACTGGGAATCATAGGTTTTGGAGGTCCTGCCGCACATATTTCTATGATGCAGGAGGAGGTTGTTACCAAAAGAAAATGGCTGACTCAACAACATTTTCTTGACTTAATCGGAGCTACTAACCTGATTCCCGGACCCAACAGTACCGAAATGGCCATCCATATCGGACGTGAAAAAGCAGGCTGGAAAGGATTATTAATTGCAGGAATTTGTTTTATTTTTCCTGCAGTTTTTATTACAGGTATTTTTGCGTGGCTGTATAAAGAATATGGTTTGTTGCCGGAGGTTCAGCCATTTATATATGGTATTAAACCTGCCATTATCGCCGTTATTCTTGGAGCTATTTTTCCTTTAGCTAAAAAATCGGTAAAGTCTGTAAAACTGGCAATATTGGGAATAATAGTATTGGTAGGCTTATTATTACAGTACAATGAAATTTTTCTGCTTTTTGGAACAGGAATTCTGGCGGTTTTGATATTTTTTATACAAAATAAAAATTCAGAGGGTTTAAAGAATTTAATTCCTGTCATTAGTTTGCAGCATTCGGGAAACGATATTTTATCAGCCGCAAATATCAAGCTTTTCCTGATTTTCCTTAAAGTTGGTGCAATTTTGTATGGAAGTGGATACGTATTGTTTGCATTTTTGGATGCAGAACTAGTGTCTGAAGGATTAATCTCAAGAAAACAGCTGATTGATGCTATCGCAGTCGGACAATTTACACCCGGACCTGTTTTTTCTTCGGTGACTTTTATTGGATATCAAATCAACGGATTTACAGGCGCTGTAGTATCAACTATCGGAATTTTCTTGCCGTCATTTCTGTTTGTGGCATTGTTGAATCCTTTGGTGAAAAAAATGAGGAATTCAAAAATATTTTCAATTTTTTTGGATGCTGTCAATGTTGCTTCCGTTGCCATTATTATAGCCGTTTGCATCCACATGGGGATGGATACCATTACAGATTGGCGCACAAGTCTTATTGCTGTTGTTTGCATTGTTCTAAGTTTTGGATACAAAAAAATAAATAGTGCATTAATTGTTTTGGCGGGCTCAGGAATGGGATATTTATTGACTTTTCTATAG
- a CDS encoding GNAT family N-acetyltransferase, producing the protein MSKNISKDIIEKWLKGWSLSRNLPLPVTYKSGFKVDVGDEKQKSRYIFAEANTDFFQLAQSIHEPWVFLKVCTSFDDLKNKIPERWQLQPQGYMMSCFHRMNIIEVTLHKGYKMEFENYNSTFVIKILTENGEPASIGRVVLVDNLAIYDRISTEADHRRKGLATFLMKELEKIALSKGITHNFLVATEDGKALYQSLGWNVYSLYTSIVIPS; encoded by the coding sequence ATGAGTAAAAATATTTCCAAAGATATTATTGAAAAGTGGCTGAAAGGCTGGTCTTTATCAAGGAATCTTCCTTTACCGGTTACTTACAAATCAGGCTTTAAAGTTGATGTCGGTGACGAAAAACAAAAATCACGTTATATTTTTGCAGAAGCTAATACAGATTTTTTTCAATTGGCACAATCAATTCATGAGCCTTGGGTTTTCCTGAAAGTCTGCACTTCTTTTGATGATCTTAAAAATAAAATACCTGAAAGATGGCAACTTCAACCGCAAGGTTACATGATGTCCTGTTTTCATCGGATGAACATTATCGAAGTTACTTTACATAAGGGATATAAAATGGAATTTGAGAATTATAATTCTACTTTTGTTATTAAAATTCTTACTGAAAATGGAGAGCCTGCATCCATTGGACGGGTAGTTCTTGTCGATAACCTTGCCATCTATGATAGAATTTCAACGGAAGCCGATCACAGGAGAAAAGGGCTGGCTACATTTTTAATGAAAGAACTTGAAAAAATTGCTTTATCAAAAGGTATTACACACAACTTTCTGGTAGCAACAGAAGATGGTAAAGCATTATACCAGTCGTTGGGCTGGAATGTGTACAGCCTGTATACTTCGATCGTCATTCCGTCTTAA
- a CDS encoding PH domain-containing protein — MSEKSRLDEIKDELEKLDINPTIFARKEIRALPEVLSEDEKIVYLVEGRNKLTNHHIILVATDRRLIFVDKEFFYGLKVEDFSYDKISSIQYEKELMLASIDIQTSDNIVEIDGVGKYYAELFCEKTRDFMSRPKEYFQAAKEPTVLDQLEQLGRLKESGILTEEEFSEQKKKLLEKL, encoded by the coding sequence ATGAGCGAAAAATCAAGACTTGACGAAATAAAAGACGAACTGGAAAAACTAGATATTAATCCCACAATTTTTGCCAGAAAGGAAATTCGTGCCCTGCCGGAAGTCCTTTCCGAAGACGAAAAAATTGTGTATCTGGTCGAGGGGAGGAATAAACTTACCAATCATCATATTATTTTGGTGGCCACCGACAGAAGGTTGATTTTTGTTGATAAAGAGTTCTTTTACGGACTAAAAGTTGAAGATTTTTCTTACGATAAAATAAGCTCTATCCAATACGAAAAAGAGCTGATGTTGGCATCGATAGACATCCAGACGTCGGATAATATTGTTGAAATCGACGGAGTAGGGAAATATTATGCCGAATTATTTTGTGAAAAAACAAGAGATTTCATGTCTCGTCCCAAAGAATATTTTCAGGCAGCAAAAGAGCCAACCGTTTTAGATCAGTTGGAACAATTGGGAAGATTGAAAGAAAGCGGAATTCTGACCGAAGAAGAATTTTCTGAACAGAAGAAGAAACTGCTTGAAAAACTTTAA
- a CDS encoding class I SAM-dependent methyltransferase has product MENYLEINKNSWNAKVEPHLKSDFYFVDEFLKGRTSLNSIELELLGDVKDKTILHLQCHFGQDSISLSRLGAKVTGIDLSDKAIETARDLALKTGTDTQFICTDLYNLPNVLDEKFDVVFTSYGTIGWLPDLNEWAKIINHFLKPDGKFIMAEFHPVVWMFDDDFEEVKYNYFNEKPIVETYEGTYADTSADIVQDYVMWNHSLEEVLQNLIENDICIEKFKEYNWSPYPCFKHVEEFEKGKWRIPKFGNKIPLVFALETQKKSS; this is encoded by the coding sequence ATGGAAAATTATTTAGAAATAAACAAGAATTCCTGGAATGCCAAAGTAGAGCCGCACCTGAAGTCGGATTTCTATTTTGTGGATGAGTTTCTAAAAGGAAGAACTTCTCTCAACTCTATTGAATTGGAGCTTTTGGGAGATGTAAAAGATAAAACTATTCTGCATTTGCAGTGTCATTTTGGTCAGGATTCGATCTCACTGTCGAGGTTAGGAGCCAAAGTCACCGGAATTGATTTGTCTGATAAAGCGATTGAAACCGCGAGAGATTTAGCTCTAAAAACAGGAACAGATACTCAATTTATTTGTACGGATCTCTATAATCTTCCGAATGTTTTGGATGAAAAATTTGACGTAGTTTTTACAAGTTACGGAACTATAGGCTGGCTTCCGGATCTTAATGAATGGGCGAAAATTATCAATCATTTTCTTAAACCCGATGGAAAATTTATCATGGCAGAATTTCACCCTGTTGTCTGGATGTTTGATGATGATTTTGAAGAAGTGAAGTACAATTATTTTAACGAAAAACCAATTGTAGAAACCTACGAAGGAACTTATGCCGATACATCTGCAGACATTGTTCAGGACTATGTAATGTGGAATCATTCTTTGGAAGAGGTTCTTCAGAATTTAATTGAAAATGATATTTGTATAGAAAAATTTAAAGAATACAATTGGTCGCCGTATCCATGCTTTAAACATGTGGAAGAATTTGAAAAAGGAAAATGGAGAATTCCGAAATTCGGCAACAAAATACCCCTTGTTTTTGCCCTGGAAACACAAAAAAAGTCATCGTAG